Sequence from the Solea senegalensis isolate Sse05_10M linkage group LG1, IFAPA_SoseM_1, whole genome shotgun sequence genome:
GCAAGGACGTGCAAATGAAGAacttttaacaacaacaacaacacagcagccCATACCAAAATATTTCACCCCCATCTTTGAGCAGGAATCAAGGCAGGCCTTCTTTGCTGCTTTGTATCCATGGTCTTCTAGCCACAGCTTGTCGGTGAGCCACAGGTCACTTCGTGCTAGCCCACTTTCTTCAATGGCTTTGCCCAGTTCCTCCTCACAACCATAGCGTTTGGCTGTGTCAAGGTGGCGCACACCACACTCAGTGAGTGCATACACAATGGCATCATAGGAGAATCCACCATCATGTGATGTACCTggtatagagagagagagattatcaGGTTATAAGGAAGTGACTGTTTTGAGTGACAAGTGGTGACAAGTGGACATTTACtcacaggccactttattaggtaaaCCTGCTTAACTTCTGTAAATATCTAATCACATGGCATCAATGCAATAAATGTAGGCATGTGAAGTTTAAACAGAGCGTGAGAATGAGGGAAAAATGGTGATTTAAGGCTGAGTTTcttaatcctggtcctggggaccagGTGTGTTGGAatagggaaacatctaaaacttGCAGGGCACTGGGCGTGGTTGTTAGTGCCAGACAAACTGGTTTGAATTTTTCAAATACTGCAATGTTCACTTACAACCATCTCAAAGGTTTGCAGAGATTCGtctgaaaaagggaaaatagcCAGTGAGCAACAGGGTAAACAAAATGCCTTGTTGAGGTCAGGGGAGAATGGTCGCATTTACAATACAGTAACTCAAATGACCACTCTTACCACCAAGGTACACAGACGATCACTGTTTATCTTATCGTCTGAATGCACAATTAGTCATTTTCCAGGATGTATTGAATGCTGagttaaaggggaaaaaatttataaatacacatataataCTTATCAAGTTACATGttaaagtgaaacaaacacaaagtaaaaactGTAAACTTCTAATTAGAGTTCCACTAGATAATGCATTTAGACTGCATTTGAGAACTTTCACTTTTACAGCACGTCACAtcggataaataaaaaaataaaacgtacCTAGTCCACAAATGGGGATCTGCAGACCACAGGACAGTGGGACAGTAGAACTGGTGCTCAGTGGTGATAGTGCCATCCTCTCGCTACGCAGTAATGATCAAAATGActtaatttctttaaaatctCGACGAGATTGTTACGACACTGCTGTGATTTGCAGCTTGCTTACAACTTCTAACTGCACATACACAGTGTTAAACAAGTTTGACTTCGCCTCTGACGACAGATGTTAGCATCTCTGGAGACAGAGAAGATTTGCCACCAGCGGAAAGTTAGTTTAAGGTTGGACATTTAAGACGGCACTATTTTTAAAATTCCGAACTATAACTCACTTTACCATTGTAGTTGGACTACAAAGTGAAATGAATTGTTAATAAAAACTATCAAACTACACAAACTAACTGAGGTTTTggtcaaaataaacacatgggGGTTAGTTTTATAGCATGTGCCTGTATTTTTATTCGGTTGTGGCTAACGCTAGTTTGCGACAGGTCTCATTCATTTCAGGCTCTTTGGTTTGAGCCAACATGGCGACCATGTAAAGTCAGCGAGTTGTTTACGACAAAATGAGGTCAGTTCTGTCAAGACTTGCAATGAAAACGAATGTAGCAAATCGTATAATGTGTAGCATTATGTATAGAATAACTCTATCGCGAATAAGCATGGCGGTTTTAGGGTATTAGGTAATATAGACGGGAGACAATACTGAGTCccagtattgtgtgtgtgttaaacggAACATACTGGTTTTATTAAACAATGCAGGCGTTCTTTTTCTCTGAACGAAGTTTTAATAAATGGATTTTATTTGAGAATAATTGCAGTGCGTAGGGGGATGCAGCGAAGGTGCAGCTGTAGCATCATGGCTGCATTGATTTCACACCCGTGAAGTGTGGGCCCCCTAGTGTTCAGTGAATGTACTGCAGGTGAGCAGTGAGCAGTAATTTGAAATTATACAAATAGTAGAACTGTttctatgttgtttttttgttttaaattagcGTAACATTTCTTGACTTTTGACAAAGGTTGCgttacaaatgtttgtttatgtggatTCATTAATTTAAAGATTGCTTTTTTATTGACTGGAGTGTGCAATGGCTAGtactttcacacatttttaattaactggaGTACTTCAGGTACCCTTTAAATGTGTGCAAAACAATAGTTGTATAAATGTAGCTTTACTTGTAAACTGGCTTGTTGGATAGTGCCTCTACACTGGCACCTCTATCAAGGTATGAGCATCATAGaagaatttatttcatttacaaaCATCCAAAGTTTACCACTTGGCATTTGAATCTAAGACAATTTTGTAGcttggaaatgaatgaaaggtaTATAAGTGAAAAGCAATACATTCTATAAACTAACTATAAATAATTTTTGTTAACCCCGTACAATCCATGATTATGTAGTAATTTTCCATTAGACCTAGTTTGTACAAAAAAACTTACTTGGACGCGCAGTCATTAGTTGAATCTAGTAAACTGTTCTAGTTGCAGGTCTAACACAAATTAAGTGCAAAACATACTTTGCCAGGTGTTtactagtttaaaaaaaaggacgtCCTTTGtatctttgtttctcatttgttgCAGGGTCCTGCGTTGCTGCGTTGGGCTCCGGCGAACCTATTTGGTTTGGCCAATCATATTGATCCTCATAGTTGGCGCAGCCTTGAcagctctgctgcctcctgcagAGGAACAAGGGGCCCTTGATGTCCTGGGAGTACTACGCCGGGCAACATCTAAGGAGAATCCTCCACAGGATCACCATGGTGACAGCACCGACAGGGAGAACAAGTTTACCCTCATCATTCAAACATACAATCGCACAGACATTCTTCTCAAACTGCTCAACCATTACCAGGCTGTTCCTCATCTTCAGCGGATTATCATAGTCTGGAACAATGTACAGGAGGAGACGCCACGTAAATTATGGAACTCCTTGGGTCCTCATCCCGTTCCTGTCGTCTTCAAAGAGCAGGCAAGCAATCGAATGCGGAACAGACTACAACCGTTTGCTGAGATTGACACTGATGGTCAGTATGTTTTTCATGCATAATGCACATGATTTCTGACATTTAAAGATAATAATGTAGAcctattttttgtgtttaaaatgtttaattttaatgcagtctgtttctttttctaatctttagctgtgctgctgctggacgaTGACACGCTGGTCAGTGTTCCTGATACCAGTTTTGCATTCTCAGTCTGGAAGGTAAATATACTTGAGAAACAAAGTGAATGAGACTGATTCGGAATCTGTGCTGAATTGTCTGTGAACGTCTGAGAACTAATACTGATTCAGGTTGCATTTTTTTATAGTGGTTGAGTTATGTTTATACTGTGCGTTATACAAAATGACATTAGTAGATCACTGTCAGTTGTGTAGCACACCTCTCCCCCTCCAAAATATGACAACTGCGGTCCGATCCCAGAAGTCAAAAAGGTTGGAAACCCCTGCATTAAACTTGTAATTGCACCATGCACATATTTTATGCTTGGCTCCACAGCAATTTCCAGACCAGATTGTTGGTTTTGTGCCACGGAAACATGTCTCAACACCAAGTGGAGTGTACAGCTATGGCAGCTTTGAACTGCAGGATCCAGAAACAGCTGGAGGTGACAAGTAAGTTATGCTTTTTATTCAAACTCAATATATCACGTCTCATATTCATGTATCACGTTTTGTGTCAGCCACACCCCATGTCTTGTTTGGTgttcatttacagtatattccaCATATACCTCAATTTGCAACGCATGTAAATACCAGCACAGTTCTTTTTCTATTTCGGAGTGATTGCACTGACCATGCTGCCGTCCTGATATAAGATCAACTGTATCCCTTAAATCATTTGCATCGTATGTAAATACTCtctgtgtgatttatgtttaACTCATTTACAACTTCTGCTCTCTGTACCTCCAAAAAATTGAAATTTCATTGATCTCTATCCACTCACTGCAGATACTCCATGGTATTAATTGGCGCTGCTTTTTTCCACCACCGCTACCTGCAGCTCTTCCAGGAACAACCTGTAGCAGTACATGCACTGGTGGATGAAACACAGAATTGTGATGACATTGCAATGAACTTTGTTGTCTCTCTGTATTTGAGGAAACACTTGAAGTCCATAGGCAGAATCAACAGACCCTCTGGGGTCTTTGTAAAACCCGTGGACCTTCGCAACCTGGAAAAGGAGGCCAGCAGCGGGTACCAGGGCATGTGGCATCGTCCTGAGCACCTTCTTCAGAGGTCCTACTGTCTGAACAGGCTTACACAGATTTATGGCTTCATGCCTCTGTGCTTCTCCAACCTGATGGTCTCACAGTTTGGCTTCCCCAGTTATGCTAACCATAAGAGTAGAGGCTGAGGATGTGCAGCATCGCTGACGGACTTcgaatgaaagaaaacaaaactcaagTTGCCATCTGCTGATTCGTCTGAGCTGAGGATTTGGTTAGTTACCCACAGTCCTCATATGTCCATGTATGTGTGATCTGTCTTGTTATGTGTCCACATTTGAAAAAGGTAAACTGCATTGTTGCCAAAGCTGCCTCTTCCCTCATTAATGACACCTCTCTCAATAGATTGTCCTGAAATTAGACACAGCAGTTGGTGATCTTAGATTTGCATTTcccgttttttctttttcttttacattaagTAGAGATTATGTGCAGTTTGAAACCCGATAGACTGAATCATGTTGTGTTAATTAAAGTCAACACTGTTTGTAAAGATCGCATCTGTGGAAGAACTCATAATAACTATGTCTAGAATCAAGTGAATATAGATCCTAAGTGTCAAAAGTGTGGGGGTACAGTAAGTGTCCTTACTCTCAGTTTTTCTGTACAAGTCTGTCATAGATTCAGAGCTTCTAGGCAAAATGACTGATCTTAACAGAATTGCAACTTTTACTTAAAGCAAACTGTATTTTCCCTAAGGCAGAAGTTAACCTGCACAGATGTGCATGTATTTTCAACCAAAGCAAATGATTGACAACATAACCTTATTGTTTAAAACCATAGGATTGATGTCTGAGGAACATTTATGGTTTATTGTCAAACCATTAGTTTTTTTAGGAGCAGTAGTTAAataacaatgattttttttcacaaaataaaaataataaatagcaACATAAGCAGATTTAATTAAATGACCAGTAGAAAGCTAACACAAAGGATGAAGGTTAAAGAGCTTTACATTATGAAGAGGTAGGACAGTCATACTGTTAGTTTGAAGGGGTGACTTGTCACCGTCACTAAACATCGGGAAAGTGAAACGAGAGGTATGAAGACCTGTTTTCCAAAACTATATTTACTGATAAACGATAAACCTCCTCCATCCCAACGGTTAAAATGTCTTTGCATATACTGAGGTAACTGTAGACTTTTACACGGGGGACCATGTCAAGAATTATTGTGGTCTTGGTCCTCCACCATCACCACCGGCTCCAGATCCGCCTCCAGGCCTGGATCCCCCGCCTCCAGGTGAACGTATGTCATGCCATAACTTTACAAACAGCTCCCTCTTTCGCCAGATGAGTTTGTGACCATATGCCACATACCACCTGTAGGACAGATATACAAAGACAgattcaaaaaaacaagaccCAACAGCATCCACGTGTTAAAGGATTTAGGATTTAGTTATAAGTAATTCATTTCTTGCAGAAAAAGGGTTTTGTCATGACCCACCATTTTGAAGGAATTTGTTACTTGTTGCTGCTAGAGGAAATGATTTAACAGCACGATACTCACACTCCAAAGAGGGCTCCGCCGAGGTGAGCTGCGTGGTCAAAGAGCCGCCATCCCAGTAAAAGCCCTGCTGCATCTACGGCAACAAGTGCTTTCAGAGCCTGCAATACAATTAACAGGAATGTGGTTACAAACAATGCAGTGAAATctagacatgcacacacacacaatcttgtaaatactgtatattcattaCCAAAAAGAGGTGTAGTGTGTATTTACAGGACCATGAGTGCAAATTAAAACCCGTAAATGGACTTGCATGTACTATCAAGTGTCTTTCTTACACTTCCTGCTGTTAAAGTCACCATGGGGAGGAAGATAATGCCAAGTTTAGCCTCTGGCACTTTTGTACAGACTGCGGCCAGCACTGCCATCACAGCACCAGACtacagaacaaaacacacagacagatcaAAATGCTTGAATTACTGtatttcatctgtgtgtttcaggcttTGTGACAGTTTTATCGAATATCTTACAGCTCCTAATGATGGATAGAGACGTCCAGAGGCTGCTTTACACACGTAACTAACCATGGTGGAAATCACAcctgaaaaaaagacagaatgagaTATTACATAACATTCTCTTTGATTACATTCCCATTCAGGTGACCAGTTAACTCACCGGCAGACAGGTAGACAGCGAGAAACTGCTCCTTCCCCAAGAGTGAGACAATTCCAGAGGAGAATGTCCACAGGACATACATGTTAGCCACCATGTGGATGATGGAGTAATGGCTGAAGGAGGACAGTACCATGGGAAGGCAGCGTGTTTCTGGCGGAGACAGAAGTGGACAGACACATTGAATGTGTGCTTGCTAACATGCCAGGTACCCCAGTTCCAAATATTACAAGAACATGAATGGCACTATTGTCCCTTTGAACAGGCATACTCACTGGAGGCTGGGTTGGAAGTGAAATACTTAATCATGCTTCTCTGCATTGACGGGATTCGCCACAAACACAGGACCACAGCATTCACTGCAATGATGCCTAGAAAACATTAATAGAGAAAGATCCTATGAAGAAATGTGAGgtgacaaaaacattacaatgcTAGtcttgttctccctgtgtgtgcgtgggttttctccaggttctatggtttcctcccacagtccaaaaacattcaaatttggggattaggcgaattggacactttaaattgacctaaggtgtgaatgtgagagtggatggtcatttgtctctctgtggccctgtgatggacttgcgacctgtccagggtgtaccccgcatTTCGCTCCATGTCATCTGGGATTGTCACCAGTGCCCGCTgcgaccctcacatggaggataaatcggtagaagatgaatggatggaatgCTAGTCATCGCCATCTTTCAACATGAGTCTGTGTTTGCTAAATAAACTACCTGTGACAgtcttctgtccctctgtgaggCTGCTCCAGAAGTCATCCATCATGGACACGAGGAGGATGAGCTGCCGCTGCATGCCTGACAACTGGTTCCACCAGTCATGCCAGTATGCCATGTCCTGGGAACCCTAATAATATAAGAAAGGAAAAGCTTAAGCACGGCAAGCAGCCAATTTATTACAGTGGTGAGACAACAGCTTTTTACCAATAAAACCTCACTTGTAAGAGTTGTTCTGTCTCCTCTTTATCTTTTGCAGTCTGAATCCTTGACCTCAGGTTCTCGTACTGCAGAATGGCAGCAGCACCAAAGGAGCAACCTGTAAACTGACATGGAGTCAGACATCCAGCACACTCACGCTGTCCAATTGAATAAGGTAAATCATTCAAGTATCAAAGGAGCGGACCTACCCCTATGGTGAACATTAGCGGTTTGAAGAGGGTAATCCTGGGGGTCACGGGACGAGGTGGTGGACCTGGTGTGCTAGCTTCATGCGGTGAAGGGTTTGTTTCCTTACTGACATTGTCCTTCTTTGTCTCCGGCCTTTTGGCCTCGCGACGAAAACCACATCTCTGTTGGTTGCAGAGATTGAGTCTGCAGACACATTAAAATGGATTTAATCCTAATGCACAACTTGCAACAATGAACCTTTCTTAGTGTTAAAgttcatttcaaatgattaAGGGATGAGGCAATCCAATACAGAGTAAgactgatactggtcaaaatctaGGTAgacatcagctgtgtgtgtctatttaagtgtattttttttaagcaacTTGTGTCATCTTGTGGCAATTTGATGTCCTGgtaaagtacttttttttccccattctctgtaaaccctagaaaCACAGAATGTGTCACAAATATGCCACATTCAAAGCCACTTAAATCTCCTTTCTTCACCATTCTGATGCTCAATTTCAACTTCAGTGACAACTTCTTTGTCACTGAATCTGTGTGTTGTCAGTTTTCCTAGTGAGATGCGCTCATTTTCCTATACTTTACAGAACTACTACAAGCAAAAGTATATAGTTCAGTAAGTACAGTAggcattacattacagtaaaaTATACTGAAGTGTTGCTATTACTTAAAAGTTCGGTTCCTAATACTTTGACCAGGAACTAaagttatttcatatttaacagGGTTGTAGCAGGAAAATAACGCCACAGATGAACAACTGTCCTCAGAGCCGTGACAACAATGACAGTTGGGTAATAACATATGTCCGTCAgtgtaatttgtttgttttaacgtTTGTTTGGGGGAAAACGTCTCAGCTCACCTGCAGCTTTGTGACGCAGTGTTTCTGGTTCTGACCAAGTCTGTTCTGGTCCAGTTCATCATCACACAAGCTCTCCACGCcatttttgtgatgtttatgAAACAAACTTCCGGTCTAAGTCCCTCCCACTGCCTTACTGGTGAGTTTGATGACTCGTTCAAAAGGTCGGACTTTTGAGTTTCACCCGTGAGGTGGAGGATGACAAACCGGCAGTGTTTATCTCATTTATATAAACTATATGAACTACATCAgaatacaaaatgaaaactcAGTGACCATTCTTTTCAATATGAAacttttaatcaaaaataaaaaaaaactatataggCCTATTTACACCATGATTTACAATATTTGGTGGACAAATCTGGACACTTTGAACCTTGCCAGTGTGCCATGGACCCCCATTTGAGAACCACATGTtcttgtttacatgcatgtaacaATGTAGAAATatgcaaaataacacatgagATTATCCATATAATATGGTTTGTTATGTCACTTTCTTTGAATTATAACACCACCTTGTACCATTTCTTGCCCTGTAGTGTGTCCACAGttcacagtgtttatttttacctttttttcttaattttttccAATAATGCAGTATTCCCCAAACTGCCAGCTAAATCCCTGATGTGGTTAAGGTTATTCCAAGTGTTCCAACCCTGAAACAGTTAGTTATTGTACTGGTAAGTGGGGGACATTCATAGGGTGTTCTTCACTCCCCTCTAGTGGTAGATTGAGGTAATTGTATGGTCACAGATGGCAATGGGGAGTAAAGTTTGAATGTATGTTTAATTGTATGTTCTATACTGTCAGTGCTAActgagacacatacacagagcagacacacttgtgttttctacACTAAGCCAAAgatatgtgtgtaaaaaaaaagattattgcTATAAATCACCCATAATTATAAAGCATTTAAATCATACATTAAAGTGtggatatatatactgtaggtatgtacaatacatactgtatgtatatataagtatatattaTGTACAATACACATTGTTCAATATTAGAATGTATGTTATTTTAGATTTGACACACAGTAATTTACTTCAATCCAAAATACCACCATGTCAGATCAATTTCCTGGACGACAGAGCAAatattgaataaatgaaataaatgaaaaataaaactgtaagtAAGTAAGTGGAAGCACTGTAATCCTGCATGCAATGATATACAAGGCTTACATTGTTAAGAATATCCAAATGATAAAAATACAAGTGATCATTCTAATTTTTATTCTCCCTCTTATTACTAAAACACTTATTAAGCACAAGTCTAAAAAACTCAGAAATCTGGTCAGAAAGTCGTGGAATCTGAGCAGTATTGATATCATTAGCTGTTGCTGTTGGCATCTGGACAAGTTCCACAAACTTCTCACAAGCTTGCCAGTGACTCCACAAATAAGCGAAGAAGGTAGAATTTACCATTAGAGGCTGCactgcagtgtctgcagaggAACTAGGCCTCTCCTCCAGTGCATTTGACTCCATGCACTACTTTAGCTGTGGACAATTTCCCTCCATGAAATGCTGTAATATAGAGGTggagcaattttttttttcctgaagaaGAAGTGCTGTTGCAGCTATATAGGTGATTAATAATGACTGAAGCGGACGGTGCATACCACAGGGACAATCGCGTCTCTGTGAGAAAATTTGTCATTATGCAGAAAAGAGGGGGTGTTGATTCAGGGCAAGAAACACAGTGGACAAAGAAGGGAGAGCAATATGCCTTTGTCACTGTAGGAACCCAAGGACACAATGCCAAGTTAGGTGATATCCTTTGGGTACAGGTCTGGGGCAGGTGAGGACAAAGTGATGAGGGAGAGCAGGAATACAAGGAGGAGTGAAGACAAGAGGAAAAGGAGGGATTACAGTTACAGGAACAAGCACAGGACAGATTGAGGTGGGGAggccagtaaaaaaaaaagggggagaatcATTAATATTTATGTGGCAACCAGAGTTAACTAAGGTAAAAGCTGTTTGTGTTGTACATGCTGCAACCCTGCTGTGAAACAGCACAAccttgtcacacacactcatgcacacacaataTTCTCTCTGAATCTATAGATGACTTTAGGTATCTTTCTGATCAATGCAGTGCATTTTTTCCCAGCAGAGGTGTCCTCTTTCAGGTCCTCTCATCGATCTGCTGTGAACCGACGCCAACCAAATTCCGCCTGTGTCGGCAAAAGGGCCCGCGGGGTCTGTGTCACACGGAAGGAAGTGCAATATGTGAAATTTAGAACAACTGTCGTTAAATTGGTTCCATTAGTCATTCCACTGCAATGATAGCAACTCTGATGATGCATCTGTGCTGTGGTTTGGAGCTGATGCTGAACGTCATTTGGCCTTGAGGCTTCTGTTTCAACACAAAGGGTAGACACATCTTATACCAGCAGCACATTCTTTTTATACCATCAGAGGAAACTCTAGCTGTTACCATAGCGTCCCATCAGAGTGCTGACAAGGAGCTTTCTACGACACTGATCAATGGACCACTTCGATAATATCACACTGTCATTTGTTTGCCTGATGATTTTTAAGACTGTGGCGTTATCATACAGTGTAAAGTAGAGAGTGAGTGGGATTTCAGAtattttgtgaggtttatttacCCAGAATGACCACAGTGTAGTGCACAGCATAATAGCATAACTACAAAGACACTCTTAATTTAATAAAGAACATTTtacttttcaaaatgttttcgAGGAGTGACTTGAATCAATGAGGGAGCTCTGGGAGTTCGCGGCCATATGATTTGTTCACACAACACTTTAACAAGATACTCAAGAGCTTTTTGCACAAACCCATTACACTGGCGCAGCCGGCTTATCCTGAATGCACAGACTGATGTTTTTACACctatcagaatcagaattctGCTGCAGGATAATCAAAGAACAGGCACAATATGGAATCAGATGCTCAGGACATGACTATTGATCTGTGATTCACTCATTAAATATTGATGCTTCTGGGCAAAATATCATCTGCCTGTGGGGAACCGTAGTTTAGAGgtggaaattattattaatttagcAGAAAAtagttgaaataataataataataatcaaagtaCCCTTGCACCCTTGGTGCATTTCAAAGATTTAGTTCCATTCAGAATCTTTAGGAGGACCACACTGCTCTGTTGTGTGAGTGGATCATGTTGCTCTTTTTatagacacacagacatagaagctattgatattgatatataatatccatataGTCAGTGGGAATGGAAGCCATTGAAAAAGTAATCATCTCTATATATTAATCTTCATATACtatataataaatgttaaacatCTAATAaaagcaagtgttttttttattcatctggGCTCTgtgataaaaatgattttgagccagcaggtcacatgacatggaCGTTATTGAAATAAATGCAATGAGCTCTGGAGTGAATGTCTGTGGAATAGACAGATTAAattcacaacatttaaaaaaaataatcctttaaaaatgtagatttatttaaaaaaaatagacatgtTAGTACACGATGAGATGATGGAATTTAAGGAGGAAGATGGAATAAAGAACCAGTAGAACCATAAGGGATGAAGTTAGATGATTATGGGAAACAGAGAATCCTCTGCTTATACTACAGTGAGAATGCTGATTGAACAACATGTGGTAAATAACTATATCTagcatgtttgtgttgcagtgtgtgtaattgtttggTTTATCTGATTGGAAATTGGTTGGTATATCGAAATAACTGGAAGTCTATACTCGATGTATGAtttagatgtgtttttaatgtaagcatcacagaaacacaatggatttatttagattctGGTTGACAAATCCTAAAGTCATCCCTTTAATATGAGCAGCCAAGTAAAGAGGAGCAGGATAAGGAGAAGTGTGACAGATGCATACAGATGATCAGATAGAtatttttatgtccttttttagTCATGTTTATGTCTCAAAGgtctgaaaagaaagaaaaaagatcaaTTAGTTTAATGCAATTATCAAATGTCATTAAACATCAAACATTAATTGAATGTGAACACTGATGGTGGTCTTTAGGGATTGTCATTATCAAGCTATTACAGGGTTATTacacatattacatatttatttattatcttatcttgttGTAAGCTGGAAATTGCAATCGAAATAAGATGGTAGTGAAATAATATTACAAATCATTATATGTCCTTTACTGTTATGTTATCAATTAAAATTTAGTTTGCTCTACAG
This genomic interval carries:
- the extl2 gene encoding exostosin-like 2 isoform X2, translating into MRVLRCCVGLRRTYLVWPIILILIVGAALTALLPPAEEQGALDVLGVLRRATSKENPPQDHHGDSTDRENKFTLIIQTYNRTDILLKLLNHYQAVPHLQRIIIVWNNVQEETPRKLWNSLGPHPVPVVFKEQASNRMRNRLQPFAEIDTDAVLLLDDDTLVSVPDTSFAFSVWKQFPDQIVGFVPRKHVSTPSGVYSYGSFELQDPETAGGDKYSMVLIGAAFFHHRYLQLFQEQPVAVHALVDETQNCDDIAMNFVVSLYLRKHLKSIGRINRPSGVFVKPVDLRNLEKEASSGYQGMWHRPEHLLQRSYCLNRLTQIYGFMPLCFSNLMVSQFGFPSYANHKSRG
- the parla gene encoding presenilins-associated rhomboid-like protein, mitochondrial; translation: MAWRACVMMNWTRTDLVRTRNTASQSCRLNLCNQQRCGFRREAKRPETKKDNVSKETNPSPHEASTPGPPPRPVTPRITLFKPLMFTIGFTGCSFGAAAILQYENLRSRIQTAKDKEETEQLLQGSQDMAYWHDWWNQLSGMQRQLILLVSMMDDFWSSLTEGQKTVTGIIAVNAVVLCLWRIPSMQRSMIKYFTSNPASKTRCLPMVLSSFSHYSIIHMVANMYVLWTFSSGIVSLLGKEQFLAVYLSAGVISTMVSYVCKAASGRLYPSLGASGAVMAVLAAVCTKVPEAKLGIIFLPMVTLTAGSALKALVAVDAAGLLLGWRLFDHAAHLGGALFGVWYVAYGHKLIWRKRELFVKLWHDIRSPGGGGSRPGGGSGAGGDGGGPRPQ
- the extl2 gene encoding exostosin-like 2 isoform X1 — encoded protein: MYCRVLRCCVGLRRTYLVWPIILILIVGAALTALLPPAEEQGALDVLGVLRRATSKENPPQDHHGDSTDRENKFTLIIQTYNRTDILLKLLNHYQAVPHLQRIIIVWNNVQEETPRKLWNSLGPHPVPVVFKEQASNRMRNRLQPFAEIDTDAVLLLDDDTLVSVPDTSFAFSVWKQFPDQIVGFVPRKHVSTPSGVYSYGSFELQDPETAGGDKYSMVLIGAAFFHHRYLQLFQEQPVAVHALVDETQNCDDIAMNFVVSLYLRKHLKSIGRINRPSGVFVKPVDLRNLEKEASSGYQGMWHRPEHLLQRSYCLNRLTQIYGFMPLCFSNLMVSQFGFPSYANHKSRG